Proteins from a single region of Pseudopedobacter saltans DSM 12145:
- a CDS encoding SusC/RagA family TonB-linked outer membrane protein, which yields MMKKSLFFLLFIQLSVILGFAQSKIISGKVVDEHTGEILAGVSVKIKGTSLITQTNGNGEFKFSPSNEPSNIVLEISYLGYATKSVNFKGDGPITIALREDVSSLNEVVVIGYGTVQRKDLAGAVGSVKGTEIEKTPVTNIAEALTGRIAGVQVTTLDGAPGADVVIRVRGGGSITQDNSPLYIVDGFIVDNINNIATTDIESIDVLKDASSTAIYGARGANGVVIVTTKSPKAGKTSISYNGYSQAKHFPRKLDVLSPYEFTLAQYEYALLRGATSDDMKRFIKYFGVYEDLELYKYQKGTDWQEELFGRPVVSQQHNLSLTGGAEKTKFSFNTTYNKDEGLMPSSGVERFYFNYKMDHEISKKLKLNLAARYSNSVIDGAGTSGGSSVRVSDGVQTRPINGIADNIVIDPNAISVGDDDYEEFIRGLVKPTDLTAQDYRQRVNRDFSLNSALNYSPIKRLDLRTELAATLRNASSKRYWGPLTGESKNVGNNLPLGELTSGTSNTYRWVNTINYRILDNKLHKLGVLAGQELNTTSGSSTFNRAKYFDETLGPEKLFANMALGTSERLETLESRGEDLLSFFGRINYTFNNKYIFYGTLRADGTSKFAPENRWGYFPAASFAWRASDEDFLKDLNVFSDLKLRVSYGEAGNNRIPNDSWRFLFKPTANRPYGAGGNNQVYYNIVNSFLPNPNLKWETTISRNLGFDFGFFKNRLTGTLDIYKNTTKDLIVENEIPPQTGFTSQQINIGQTSNRGLELTLNGTIIHKKDFTLSGTFNIGRNIPKIDKLDGNDIRTVKSNWAGTDLKTDDDYRLITGRTIGLMYGYVSDGYYTTDDFESYNPTTRTYVLKPGVANSGSLLGGIIGIRPGTMKLKDLDGDGSVTADKDRKIIGSAIPKHTGGFGLNATFKSFDISTYFNWVYGNQIYNTGRIQFNMYYRSTFGNMLNTVNYDNRYKYINPNGELVTSLEDLAALNENATIWSPFSMGSASPVFSDDAVEDGSFLRMTYATLGYTLPKNITKKVGISSLRVYGTIYNAFIITNYRGYDPEVTATRSGSYQALTPGVDYSAYPKSRTFTFGLNVNF from the coding sequence ATGATGAAAAAATCCTTATTTTTTTTATTGTTTATTCAATTATCCGTTATTCTAGGTTTTGCGCAATCTAAAATAATTTCAGGAAAAGTTGTAGATGAGCACACCGGAGAAATTTTAGCTGGTGTTTCTGTAAAAATTAAAGGAACTTCTTTAATTACCCAAACAAATGGAAATGGAGAATTTAAATTTAGTCCTTCTAACGAACCTTCTAATATTGTATTAGAGATTAGTTATTTAGGCTATGCAACTAAAAGTGTAAACTTCAAAGGCGACGGTCCGATAACTATTGCTTTGAGGGAAGACGTGTCCTCTCTTAATGAAGTTGTTGTTATAGGATATGGGACTGTACAAAGAAAAGATTTGGCTGGAGCGGTAGGTTCAGTTAAGGGAACTGAAATCGAAAAAACGCCAGTAACAAATATAGCCGAAGCTTTGACAGGGCGGATTGCTGGTGTTCAAGTGACCACTTTAGATGGTGCTCCGGGAGCAGATGTCGTTATTAGAGTCAGAGGGGGCGGTTCTATAACGCAAGATAACTCTCCTTTATATATTGTTGATGGTTTTATTGTTGACAATATTAACAATATAGCCACTACAGATATAGAATCTATAGATGTGTTAAAAGACGCTTCATCTACTGCTATTTATGGCGCAAGAGGGGCAAATGGGGTTGTTATTGTAACAACTAAATCTCCAAAAGCAGGTAAAACAAGTATTTCTTATAACGGCTATTCTCAAGCAAAACATTTTCCAAGAAAATTAGATGTGTTATCTCCTTATGAGTTCACCTTAGCCCAGTATGAATACGCATTACTAAGAGGAGCCACTTCTGATGATATGAAAAGATTTATCAAGTATTTTGGAGTTTACGAAGATTTAGAGCTTTATAAATATCAAAAAGGAACAGATTGGCAAGAAGAATTATTTGGCAGGCCTGTAGTATCTCAACAACATAATTTAAGCTTAACGGGTGGTGCCGAAAAAACTAAATTTAGTTTCAATACCACATATAATAAAGACGAAGGGCTAATGCCTAGTTCAGGAGTAGAACGTTTTTATTTTAATTACAAAATGGATCATGAGATATCTAAGAAATTAAAGTTAAACTTAGCTGCAAGATATTCTAATAGTGTTATTGACGGAGCCGGTACTTCCGGAGGGTCGAGTGTTCGAGTTTCAGACGGAGTGCAAACAAGACCAATTAATGGAATTGCTGACAATATTGTAATTGATCCCAATGCTATTTCCGTTGGAGATGATGACTATGAGGAATTTATTAGAGGTCTGGTAAAACCTACGGATTTAACAGCGCAAGATTACAGGCAAAGAGTAAATAGAGATTTTAGTTTAAATAGTGCATTAAACTATTCTCCGATAAAAAGGTTAGACTTAAGAACCGAATTAGCAGCCACGTTAAGAAATGCATCTAGCAAAAGATATTGGGGACCTCTAACCGGAGAATCTAAAAATGTAGGTAATAATTTACCATTAGGAGAATTAACATCCGGAACCAGTAATACTTACAGGTGGGTAAATACTATTAACTATCGAATTTTAGATAACAAATTACACAAATTAGGAGTATTAGCCGGGCAGGAATTAAATACAACTTCTGGGTCTAGCACATTTAACAGGGCAAAGTATTTTGATGAGACCTTAGGTCCTGAAAAACTCTTCGCAAATATGGCTCTGGGTACATCGGAAAGGTTAGAAACTTTGGAAAGTAGAGGGGAAGATTTATTGTCTTTCTTTGGAAGGATAAATTATACATTTAATAATAAATATATTTTCTATGGCACTTTAAGAGCAGATGGGACAAGTAAATTCGCCCCGGAAAATAGATGGGGGTATTTTCCGGCAGCATCTTTTGCGTGGAGAGCTTCTGACGAAGATTTTCTTAAAGATTTGAACGTTTTCTCTGATTTAAAATTACGGGTGAGTTATGGCGAAGCTGGAAATAATAGAATTCCTAATGATTCCTGGAGATTTCTGTTTAAGCCTACAGCAAACAGACCTTACGGGGCAGGAGGTAATAACCAGGTTTATTACAATATTGTAAACAGTTTCTTGCCAAATCCAAATTTAAAATGGGAAACTACGATTTCCAGAAATCTTGGTTTCGATTTCGGATTCTTTAAAAATAGATTAACCGGTACTTTAGATATCTACAAAAATACAACTAAAGACTTAATTGTAGAAAATGAGATACCTCCACAAACAGGTTTTACATCTCAGCAAATTAATATTGGGCAAACATCTAATCGAGGTTTAGAACTAACCTTAAATGGGACTATTATCCATAAAAAAGACTTTACACTTTCCGGAACATTTAATATTGGTAGAAACATACCTAAAATAGATAAGTTAGACGGGAATGATATTAGGACAGTAAAATCGAACTGGGCCGGTACAGATTTGAAAACTGATGATGACTATAGGTTAATTACAGGAAGAACGATAGGGCTGATGTATGGCTATGTTAGCGATGGCTATTATACTACAGATGATTTTGAGTCTTATAACCCAACAACCAGAACATATGTGTTAAAACCTGGTGTAGCAAACTCTGGAAGCCTTTTAGGTGGAATCATCGGTATTAGACCGGGAACCATGAAATTGAAAGATTTGGATGGCGATGGATCGGTAACCGCAGATAAAGACAGAAAAATAATAGGTAGCGCAATTCCAAAACATACAGGTGGTTTTGGTTTAAATGCAACATTTAAGTCATTCGACATTTCAACCTATTTCAATTGGGTTTATGGAAATCAGATTTACAACACAGGCCGTATTCAGTTTAATATGTATTACCGTTCGACATTTGGAAACATGTTAAATACAGTAAACTATGATAACAGATATAAATACATTAATCCCAATGGTGAACTGGTTACGTCTTTAGAAGATTTAGCGGCTTTAAATGAAAATGCTACTATATGGTCTCCATTTTCTATGGGCAGTGCATCTCCAGTTTTTTCAGATGATGCTGTAGAAGATGGTTCATTCCTAAGAATGACTTATGCTACATTGGGCTATACATTACCGAAAAATATCACCAAAAAAGTCGGAATATCATCTCTAAGAGTTTACGGGACAATTTATAATGCTTTTATAATTACAAATTATAGAGGTTACGATCCGGAAGTAACAGCTACACGTAGTGGTAGTTATCAAGCCTTAACCCCGGGCGTTGATTATTCCGCATATCCTAAAAGCAGGACGTTCACATTCGGTTTAAATGTTAACTTTTAA
- a CDS encoding RagB/SusD family nutrient uptake outer membrane protein gives MKIAKILGMASLMVVTTSSCKDFLETDSPSTFSQEYIFGTEADASKSVYSIYALFNQDAFTSRLSNNFTGNSDIEVGGVSAAPDNSRRDIWSFETTDANGDLRTVWNNAYSAINRANLCVEGIQQSAIASNSEMKQLLGEAKALRALWYYWLINHWGDVPFSMKPTRGGDDFYQPRVGRDTILTELINDLISIEPEMKPSTQITYGIERVNREFVMGLIARLALTRGGYWLYPDMTMRRKDDYLDYYKIARDYCQKLISTYDRPLNPNFRQIFDNESKWIVANNDDVLFEVAFQKGFGDVGWCHGIRVDAGSHPYGSGSNYLGMTPTYYHSFDTLDKRLDVTCSIIYYNSELQQTPTAVTAIAPGKWNRILMGEPAGSQSAKGTGINWPIMRYSDVLLMLAESANELGDGPTEDAKQALRRVRQRAFDSSLWTTKVENYINSVSGSKDAFFKAIVDERAWEFGGECIRKYDLIRWNLYGKKVAETRAKLNQMGADANGGVGQYADLPDVLYYRLNSDKSVTFYNKFKRANSIPPLKDSPSKGDNPNGFTRMNWLKGLYNTTTSGPADYNLRTWRGYQDDSGVLPVRYILPLHASTVSSSRGVLNNNGYGY, from the coding sequence ATGAAAATAGCTAAAATATTAGGAATGGCGTCGCTAATGGTAGTAACGACGTCTTCATGTAAAGATTTTTTAGAGACAGACTCTCCTTCAACATTCAGTCAGGAATATATCTTTGGGACAGAGGCAGATGCAAGTAAGTCTGTTTACAGTATTTATGCCCTGTTTAATCAAGACGCTTTTACTTCACGTTTATCTAACAACTTTACAGGCAATTCTGATATAGAAGTTGGAGGAGTAAGTGCGGCACCAGATAATAGCAGACGTGATATTTGGTCTTTTGAAACCACAGATGCCAATGGTGATTTAAGAACAGTATGGAATAATGCATATAGCGCCATTAACAGGGCTAATCTTTGCGTAGAAGGAATACAACAATCCGCAATAGCTTCTAATTCGGAAATGAAACAACTATTAGGAGAAGCGAAAGCATTAAGAGCTTTATGGTATTATTGGTTAATCAATCATTGGGGAGATGTGCCTTTTAGTATGAAACCAACCAGAGGGGGAGATGACTTTTATCAGCCTAGAGTTGGTAGAGATACGATTCTTACAGAATTAATTAATGACTTAATTTCTATTGAACCAGAAATGAAGCCTTCTACACAAATTACATATGGGATAGAAAGAGTCAATAGAGAGTTTGTTATGGGGCTTATAGCCAGATTAGCTTTAACGCGGGGTGGTTACTGGCTTTACCCGGATATGACTATGCGTAGAAAAGATGATTATTTGGATTATTATAAGATAGCCAGAGACTATTGTCAAAAATTAATATCAACTTATGATAGACCACTAAATCCGAATTTCCGACAGATTTTTGATAATGAGAGTAAATGGATTGTAGCTAATAATGATGATGTTTTATTTGAAGTGGCATTTCAGAAAGGTTTTGGTGATGTGGGGTGGTGTCATGGAATCAGGGTAGATGCAGGTTCTCATCCATATGGTTCCGGTTCTAATTATCTTGGTATGACTCCAACTTACTATCACTCATTTGATACGTTAGATAAAAGATTAGATGTAACATGTTCTATCATTTATTATAATTCGGAATTACAACAAACACCCACAGCCGTAACAGCTATAGCTCCTGGAAAATGGAATAGAATTTTAATGGGAGAGCCTGCCGGTTCTCAATCCGCAAAAGGCACAGGTATAAACTGGCCAATTATGAGATATTCTGATGTGCTGTTGATGTTAGCGGAAAGTGCAAATGAATTGGGTGATGGACCTACAGAAGATGCTAAACAAGCTTTAAGGAGAGTTAGGCAAAGAGCTTTTGACAGCAGTTTATGGACAACTAAAGTAGAAAATTATATTAACAGTGTTTCGGGTAGTAAAGATGCTTTTTTTAAAGCTATTGTTGATGAAAGAGCATGGGAGTTTGGGGGAGAATGTATTAGGAAATACGATTTAATCAGATGGAATTTATACGGTAAAAAAGTTGCTGAAACCCGCGCTAAACTAAATCAGATGGGGGCTGATGCAAATGGAGGTGTAGGACAATACGCTGATTTACCAGATGTGCTGTATTATAGACTAAATTCGGATAAATCAGTTACTTTCTATAATAAATTTAAAAGAGCAAACAGTATTCCTCCATTAAAAGATTCACCTTCAAAAGGAGATAATCCTAATGGCTTTACCAGGATGAATTGGTTAAAAGGATTATACAATACAACTACATCAGGTCCTGCAGATTACAATCTTAGAACTTGGAGAGGTTACCAAGATGATTCGGGTGTTTTACCAGTGAGGTATATTTTACCACTACATGCTTCTACAGTAAGTAGTAGTAGGGGTGTATTAAATAATAATGGTTATGGATACTAA
- a CDS encoding DUF5123 domain-containing protein, giving the protein MDTKILSIMKAKVFKNYIHIVYGLLLCFFIVSCKKSDELGTAPRIFRPVIKGDLTATANYIEVAWQPIKEAVSYTLEVSRDTFKTIDVSINIDSTHALVEELKWDQLYQLQVRANTADTARNSKFGFLGSIKTPKFPTILKPSTINDVTETSALMKWTNSGAEVTEIKVYIEPERTLLKTIVLNAQDRTNEYKIVSGLTPGTTYFLELYSNTTLRGYNNYTTKAPFSGEVIDLRDILDKPSVLQDTLTKIPSGSMVILKKGLTYTINAGINLAKTVTIISGDDLLVNEPATILLASNFNFSAGSTIDSISFVNVHLKGTDPASKYVFNTTNGAMIDKIKFDNCTAEMFRGFVRLQGGTTTINNFLITNSIIDSIGDYGVLNVDNASCKIENMIIKNSTIARSNFLIKSSKNTNGSSSILIDACTFYKAPSGNTILVDYNTINVTNGVTISNCIFSIGKNNSGNTSPKGIRVGTSTIINTSGNYSTSDYVNSGNAIPSITAYTRPSTDLFSNPLAGDFTIKDMGFPGKSTAGDPRWRP; this is encoded by the coding sequence ATGGATACTAAGATATTAAGTATTATGAAAGCTAAAGTATTTAAAAATTACATACATATTGTTTATGGTTTATTATTGTGTTTTTTTATAGTAAGTTGTAAAAAAAGTGACGAGCTCGGTACTGCGCCACGGATTTTTAGACCTGTAATAAAAGGCGACTTAACAGCTACTGCAAACTATATAGAAGTTGCCTGGCAGCCGATAAAAGAAGCTGTTTCTTATACTTTAGAAGTAAGTAGAGATACTTTTAAAACTATTGATGTTTCTATTAATATTGACTCGACACATGCTCTAGTAGAGGAATTGAAATGGGACCAACTATATCAATTACAAGTTAGAGCAAATACTGCAGATACTGCAAGAAATTCCAAATTCGGATTTTTAGGCTCTATAAAAACACCTAAGTTTCCTACAATTCTTAAGCCTTCGACAATTAACGATGTTACTGAAACATCGGCCTTAATGAAATGGACTAATTCTGGAGCGGAGGTTACTGAAATAAAAGTATATATAGAGCCCGAACGAACTTTACTTAAAACAATTGTGTTGAATGCGCAAGATAGAACCAATGAATATAAAATAGTGTCAGGATTGACACCAGGCACCACTTATTTTTTAGAACTATATAGCAACACGACTTTAAGAGGTTATAACAATTATACAACGAAAGCTCCTTTCTCTGGAGAGGTGATTGATTTAAGAGACATTTTAGATAAACCATCTGTTTTACAAGATACCTTAACGAAAATCCCTTCAGGTAGTATGGTTATTCTTAAAAAAGGATTGACATATACCATAAATGCAGGGATTAATCTCGCAAAAACAGTAACCATTATTAGTGGTGATGATTTATTAGTTAATGAGCCAGCTACAATTTTATTAGCTAGTAATTTTAATTTTTCTGCCGGAAGTACGATAGATTCCATATCATTTGTTAATGTTCATCTAAAAGGAACGGATCCGGCATCAAAATATGTGTTTAATACAACTAACGGAGCCATGATTGACAAAATCAAATTTGATAATTGTACAGCAGAGATGTTTAGAGGATTTGTTCGTTTGCAGGGGGGAACAACAACTATTAACAATTTTTTAATCACTAATAGTATTATAGATAGCATAGGGGACTATGGGGTTTTAAATGTTGATAATGCTTCATGTAAAATAGAAAATATGATTATTAAAAATAGCACTATTGCCAGAAGTAATTTCTTAATAAAGAGCAGTAAAAATACAAATGGCTCAAGTTCAATCTTAATCGATGCCTGTACTTTTTATAAAGCACCTTCAGGAAATACTATTTTAGTAGATTATAATACTATAAATGTTACCAATGGTGTAACAATAAGTAATTGCATTTTTAGTATTGGAAAAAATAACTCAGGTAACACTTCTCCTAAAGGTATAAGAGTTGGAACTTCTACAATAATCAATACTTCCGGTAATTATTCGACATCGGATTACGTAAACTCGGGGAATGCAATTCCAAGTATAACAGCGTATACAAGACCATCTACAGATTTATTTAGCAATCCTTTAGCAGGGGATTTTACGATTAAAGATATGGGGTTTCCAGGGAAGTCAACGGCTGGAGATCCGCGCTGGAGACCATAA
- a CDS encoding pectate lyase family protein has translation MSLKKHSISVLAIMILASVACKKGNSGSKPGDKDNPSSPVPVEETALAFPGAEGFGQNVTGGRGGKVIKVTNLNDSGMGSLRAAITASGKRIIVFDISGTIDLKSQLTIRNPDITIAGQTAPGDGITIKGYPVSVATNNVILRYLRFRMGDENGVEGDAVGGFEVKDIIVDHCSVSWSTDECASFYNNDNFTMQWCIVSESLRISAHAKGAHGYGAIWGGKYASFHHNLLAHHDSRVPRYGERAGSIYALTDLVDVRNNVFYNWGGNSSYGGEGMNINIINNYYKPGPATQNKVLDRIFSIDKNKYSDQPVYDKWGKFYIAGNVIDGRANPTNDNWTYGVYNQFHSSYGTVSEADKIAMRMKEPHPTSNNVKTQTAELAYQKVLDFAGASLKRDAVDIRILGDVKNKTFYKNGSSGDQYSVKGIIDKASDVDGWPFLSTQPAPVDSDNDGMPDDWEIANKLDPKKANANGRDLSTGYDNIEVYMNSLVKDITTSQLK, from the coding sequence ATGAGTTTAAAAAAACATAGTATATCGGTATTAGCTATAATGATATTGGCATCTGTCGCCTGTAAAAAGGGGAATTCCGGGAGTAAACCGGGAGATAAGGATAATCCATCTTCACCTGTACCTGTAGAGGAAACAGCTTTGGCTTTCCCGGGAGCTGAAGGCTTTGGACAAAATGTTACCGGTGGCAGAGGAGGCAAAGTTATTAAGGTTACTAATCTGAATGACTCGGGGATGGGAAGCTTAAGGGCCGCAATAACAGCTTCCGGTAAGCGGATTATTGTTTTCGATATTTCCGGAACAATTGATTTAAAATCGCAATTAACCATCAGGAACCCAGATATAACCATTGCCGGACAGACGGCTCCTGGTGACGGAATCACTATAAAGGGATATCCCGTTTCGGTTGCAACCAATAACGTTATATTGCGTTATTTACGTTTCAGGATGGGAGATGAAAACGGTGTGGAAGGAGATGCTGTGGGAGGTTTCGAAGTGAAGGATATTATAGTAGACCATTGCTCTGTAAGTTGGTCTACAGATGAGTGCGCCTCTTTTTACAATAACGATAACTTCACGATGCAGTGGTGTATAGTGTCGGAAAGCTTAAGAATTTCTGCACATGCAAAAGGTGCGCATGGATATGGGGCTATATGGGGCGGTAAATATGCTTCCTTTCATCATAACCTGTTAGCACATCATGATAGTCGTGTACCCAGATACGGAGAAAGAGCAGGTTCTATTTATGCACTTACCGATTTGGTGGATGTAAGAAATAATGTATTCTACAATTGGGGAGGTAACAGTTCGTATGGTGGCGAAGGAATGAATATCAACATCATTAATAATTATTATAAGCCTGGACCAGCTACGCAAAATAAGGTTCTGGACAGAATTTTTTCCATTGATAAGAATAAGTATTCAGATCAGCCGGTATATGATAAATGGGGGAAATTCTATATAGCGGGAAATGTGATTGACGGTCGGGCAAATCCTACAAATGATAATTGGACCTATGGTGTTTACAACCAATTTCATAGCAGTTACGGAACAGTTTCAGAAGCTGATAAAATTGCGATGAGAATGAAAGAACCTCATCCTACAAGTAACAATGTAAAAACTCAAACAGCAGAATTAGCTTATCAAAAGGTACTGGATTTTGCAGGGGCCAGTTTAAAAAGAGATGCTGTGGATATCAGAATCTTAGGCGATGTGAAAAATAAAACTTTTTATAAAAATGGTTCCAGTGGAGACCAATACAGTGTTAAAGGAATTATTGACAAAGCTTCTGATGTTGATGGTTGGCCTTTCTTATCTACACAACCTGCTCCGGTTGATTCTGATAACGATGGTATGCCTGATGATTGGGAAATTGCAAACAAATTGGACCCAAAAAAGGCGAATGCCAACGGCAGAGATCTGAGTACAGGTTATGACAATATAGAAGTATACATGAATAGCCTGGTTAAGGATATTACCACTAGTCAGCTGAAATAA
- a CDS encoding T9SS type A sorting domain-containing protein: MNKFLSIISLMLFVSCFDTQAQQLAFPGAEGFGKYATGGRGGKVYKVTNLNDSGSGSFREAFNAYPGEPLTVVFEVGGTIELLSQIKVNRSNITIAGQTAPGDGICFKGHSLIFNGAKIGGNHNNIIVRYIRSRPGSTLSSGVYGFDLENVDNVIVDHCSFSWANEECAAMYDMKDITVQYCVISEGLYNAGHLKGNRGYGGVWGGQYASFHHNLFAHLNARSTRFNGARAHDVEALIDYRNNVIYNAGSRNAAAGGAVNIENAFSRINLVNNYYKPGPATPSDYLFIEADYEPEAKGIGEFHVSGNIMHGNAAKTNDNWSAVSFTKIPSESLSIAKVSTPFAVTVPIPVQSAADAYTDVLKNAGAILPVRDAVDKRIVSETVTGTASVIGTTSGKWGIIDSPNEVGGWPVYNSVAAPLDSDGDGIPDTWEDINGLDKNNAIDGNQLNGEGYTMLEVYLNSITASSSTAFELMGFAVTLKAAASTSVDLNWTISNDLAVQTIEVERSADGMAFTSLTSISSKQNSALSEYIYTDNHVLNDLSYYRLKMIDAGNQVTYSEVKQINNPIAHAYWTEPFSEAFPGSVANPAVESAFSSSTGGWGFYAAHKQTKDYSGTGTQWTDGQNPSVKMLNYSSGNITSYGLTTQAYLISPVFNQGISKVTFNEINRSTIPAGKIKIYTSTDGGQSWSSTPLTNLAKLSQFELMTIEIASPNVNRLKIVNDNGTDLNIDNITIYAPIGVTLPLELISFTASLERNLSNRTVLTWKTANEINTQRFEIERSLDGKVFNVIGNVISKNTNGVHSYSFKDETPAVGVNYYRLKQIDIDGKYTYSEVQFINNNSSAIALKVYPNPSAKDITIMHPVAEKASFIISDISGKERAVVNVQEGAISTPVNIEWLSSGIYLLHFKNGSDVSTIKIVKE; the protein is encoded by the coding sequence ATGAATAAATTTTTATCCATTATTTCATTAATGCTTTTTGTGTCGTGTTTTGATACTCAGGCACAGCAACTAGCATTTCCCGGAGCAGAAGGCTTTGGCAAATATGCGACAGGAGGTAGAGGAGGAAAGGTTTATAAAGTAACAAATCTTAATGATTCCGGATCGGGGAGTTTCAGGGAAGCTTTTAATGCGTATCCCGGAGAACCTTTAACAGTTGTTTTTGAAGTAGGTGGGACCATTGAACTATTGTCGCAGATAAAAGTCAACCGTTCTAATATTACCATTGCGGGTCAAACAGCGCCTGGCGATGGTATATGTTTTAAAGGGCATTCTTTAATTTTTAATGGGGCCAAAATAGGAGGAAATCATAATAATATAATTGTTAGATATATAAGGTCGAGGCCGGGGAGTACATTATCCAGCGGAGTTTACGGTTTTGATCTTGAAAATGTAGACAACGTTATAGTAGACCATTGTTCTTTCTCCTGGGCAAATGAAGAATGTGCTGCCATGTATGATATGAAAGATATTACTGTGCAGTATTGTGTTATCAGCGAAGGATTGTATAACGCAGGTCATCTTAAAGGTAACAGGGGCTACGGAGGAGTTTGGGGCGGTCAGTATGCTTCTTTTCATCACAACCTTTTTGCGCATTTAAATGCCAGATCTACCCGCTTTAATGGAGCTAGAGCTCATGATGTTGAAGCATTAATAGATTACAGAAATAATGTAATTTATAATGCCGGATCAAGAAATGCCGCGGCTGGTGGTGCAGTTAATATAGAAAACGCCTTTTCCAGAATAAATCTGGTAAATAATTATTATAAGCCGGGACCGGCCACACCATCGGACTACCTTTTTATAGAGGCCGATTATGAACCTGAAGCTAAAGGGATAGGAGAGTTTCATGTAAGTGGAAATATTATGCATGGAAATGCTGCTAAAACCAATGACAATTGGTCTGCTGTAAGTTTTACCAAAATTCCTTCGGAATCTTTAAGTATAGCCAAGGTGTCAACCCCATTTGCTGTTACGGTGCCTATACCGGTACAAAGTGCAGCAGATGCCTATACAGATGTATTGAAGAATGCTGGGGCGATATTACCGGTTCGGGATGCTGTAGATAAGAGAATTGTAAGTGAAACGGTTACAGGAACGGCCAGTGTAATAGGTACAACATCAGGAAAATGGGGAATTATAGATTCTCCGAATGAAGTAGGAGGCTGGCCAGTTTATAACTCTGTAGCAGCTCCTTTAGATTCTGACGGAGACGGTATCCCTGATACATGGGAAGATATCAATGGATTAGATAAAAATAATGCAATAGACGGAAATCAGTTAAATGGAGAGGGGTATACTATGCTGGAAGTCTATCTGAATAGTATTACAGCATCTTCTTCAACCGCATTTGAACTGATGGGTTTTGCAGTTACATTAAAAGCTGCGGCAAGTACATCTGTAGATTTAAACTGGACAATCAGCAATGATCTGGCTGTACAAACTATAGAAGTAGAAAGGAGTGCAGATGGTATGGCTTTCACAAGTTTAACAAGTATATCCAGTAAGCAAAACAGTGCTTTAAGCGAATATATATATACCGATAACCATGTTTTAAATGACCTCTCTTATTATCGTTTGAAGATGATAGATGCTGGTAATCAGGTTACTTATAGTGAGGTTAAACAGATAAATAATCCTATAGCACATGCTTACTGGACAGAACCTTTTTCAGAAGCGTTTCCGGGTTCTGTTGCTAATCCGGCTGTTGAATCTGCTTTTAGCAGTTCTACCGGTGGATGGGGGTTTTATGCAGCGCACAAACAGACAAAAGACTATTCCGGAACGGGAACCCAGTGGACAGATGGGCAAAATCCGTCTGTAAAGATGTTGAATTATAGTTCGGGCAATATAACCAGCTATGGATTAACTACTCAGGCTTATCTGATATCTCCCGTTTTCAATCAGGGTATTTCTAAGGTAACATTTAATGAGATTAACAGGTCCACAATTCCGGCAGGGAAAATAAAAATTTATACATCAACAGATGGTGGACAAAGCTGGAGCTCTACACCGCTTACCAATCTGGCTAAGTTATCACAATTCGAACTGATGACTATTGAAATTGCATCACCTAATGTAAACCGTCTGAAAATTGTAAATGATAACGGAACAGATCTTAATATAGACAATATAACTATTTATGCTCCTATAGGTGTAACCTTACCTTTAGAGCTGATTTCTTTTACAGCCAGTTTAGAAAGAAACTTATCTAATCGAACCGTATTAACCTGGAAAACAGCAAACGAGATTAACACGCAGCGGTTCGAAATAGAGAGAAGCCTTGATGGTAAGGTATTTAATGTTATCGGAAATGTGATCTCAAAAAATACAAATGGGGTACATTCCTATTCTTTCAAAGACGAAACGCCTGCTGTAGGCGTCAACTATTACCGATTGAAACAGATAGATATTGATGGTAAATATACTTATAGTGAAGTCCAGTTTATAAATAATAATTCCTCAGCTATTGCTTTAAAAGTATATCCGAATCCGTCAGCTAAAGATATCACCATTATGCATCCGGTAGCTGAAAAAGCTTCTTTTATAATCTCGGACATATCCGGAAAAGAAAGAGCAGTAGTCAATGTACAGGAAGGTGCTATATCTACACCAGTGAATATAGAATGGCTCTCTTCTGGTATTTATTTACTTCATTTTAAAAACGGATCAGACGTATCAACTATAAAGATTGTAAAAGAATAA